The Haloarchaeobius amylolyticus genome window below encodes:
- a CDS encoding histidine kinase N-terminal 7TM domain-containing protein, with the protein MSLLLVTAVLAAFAAFCAHKQRPKPGATWLTLLLAGVAWWAAFYAVELPVAPLAARRPFMKLQWLGSLTIPVFWVLFALEYTGRDQWVSRRTAASLLVVPTIVAGFVFTFEHHDLLYQSVDLVPAGDLYAVEHVFGPVFYLGIGYSYLLTLVGSAVFVALLVGRSPTHRQQSLALLVAIVAPWVSNLVYVFDVRLPVNVDPTPVAFLVTGIASYLALQQLELFEAVPVPDRIARDFVVDGMYDPVVVVDNRDRIVDMNPAAESVVGFSIETALGRDATDTVPGFPAGTGDGETVTVSPEGRVRHFDVRVSAIEDTHDRRLGQVVTMRDVTKREHDEQRLNVLNRVLRHNLRNEMQVVSGCAEELEGRLDDETDISLARTIHESAREVASLGDTAREIEDMLDSPENAPTVDLRPVLDQLLDRAGSSYPGAVFTLQWNPSSAIYCRRPIKPVLQHLLTAAASTGAPANPQVQVFVHADSEDHVSITVADDGPPISAAERAVLETGTETPLDHASGLDLWLVVWGTRAMGGSLDFESHRETGNAVTVHVPVVESVPRDEHPADVDS; encoded by the coding sequence ATGAGTCTGCTCCTCGTGACAGCAGTACTCGCCGCCTTCGCTGCGTTCTGTGCTCACAAGCAACGCCCGAAGCCCGGCGCGACCTGGTTGACGTTGCTCCTGGCCGGCGTCGCCTGGTGGGCCGCCTTCTACGCGGTCGAACTCCCGGTCGCGCCACTGGCGGCCCGGCGACCGTTCATGAAACTCCAGTGGCTCGGGAGCCTCACCATCCCCGTCTTCTGGGTCCTGTTCGCACTGGAGTACACCGGCCGTGACCAGTGGGTGAGCCGGCGGACGGCCGCCTCGCTCCTCGTCGTGCCGACGATCGTCGCCGGCTTCGTCTTCACCTTCGAGCATCACGACCTGCTCTACCAGTCCGTCGACCTCGTCCCGGCCGGCGACCTCTACGCCGTCGAGCACGTGTTCGGGCCGGTCTTCTACCTCGGTATCGGCTACTCCTACCTGCTCACGCTCGTCGGGTCGGCGGTGTTCGTCGCCCTGCTCGTGGGGCGGAGCCCGACGCACCGACAGCAGTCGCTCGCGCTGCTGGTCGCCATCGTCGCGCCGTGGGTCAGCAACCTCGTCTACGTCTTCGACGTCAGACTCCCGGTCAACGTGGACCCGACGCCCGTCGCGTTCCTCGTCACCGGCATCGCCAGCTACCTCGCCCTGCAACAGCTCGAACTCTTCGAGGCGGTCCCGGTCCCCGACCGCATCGCCCGCGACTTCGTCGTCGACGGGATGTACGACCCCGTCGTCGTCGTGGACAACCGCGACCGCATCGTCGACATGAACCCCGCCGCGGAGTCCGTCGTCGGGTTCTCCATCGAGACGGCGCTGGGCCGCGACGCGACCGACACCGTCCCCGGCTTCCCCGCGGGCACGGGCGACGGCGAGACTGTCACCGTCTCACCCGAGGGCCGCGTCCGGCACTTCGACGTGCGCGTCTCGGCCATCGAGGACACCCACGACCGTCGGCTCGGCCAGGTGGTGACGATGCGCGACGTGACCAAGCGCGAGCACGACGAGCAGCGCCTGAACGTCCTCAACCGCGTCCTCCGGCACAACCTCCGCAACGAGATGCAGGTCGTCTCCGGCTGCGCGGAGGAACTGGAGGGCCGCCTCGACGACGAGACCGACATCAGCCTCGCACGGACCATCCACGAGTCCGCCCGGGAGGTCGCCTCCCTCGGCGACACCGCCCGCGAGATAGAGGACATGCTCGACTCGCCCGAGAACGCGCCGACGGTCGACCTGCGGCCGGTGCTCGACCAGTTGCTCGACCGCGCCGGGTCCTCGTACCCGGGAGCCGTCTTCACGCTGCAGTGGAACCCCTCCTCGGCCATCTACTGTCGCCGGCCCATCAAACCGGTGCTGCAACACCTCCTGACCGCGGCGGCCTCGACCGGCGCGCCGGCGAACCCGCAGGTGCAGGTCTTCGTCCACGCCGACAGCGAGGACCACGTCTCCATCACCGTCGCCGACGACGGCCCACCCATCTCCGCGGCCGAGCGGGCCGTCCTGGAGACCGGGACCGAGACCCCGCTGGACCACGCGAGCGGCCTCGACCTCTGGCTGGTCGTGTGGGGGACCCGCGCGATGGGCGGCAGCCTCGACTTCGAATCCCACCGCGAGACGGGGAACGCGGTCACCGTCCACGTCCCCGTCGTCGAGTCGGTCCCGCGGGACGAGCACCCGGCCGATGTCGACAGCTAG
- the sod gene encoding superoxide dismutase translates to MAEKSNAELPPLPYDYDALEPAISEQVLTWHHDTHHQGYVNGLNAAEETLAENRESGDYGSTAGALGNVTHNGCGHYLHTLFWENMSPNGGGEPEGDLRDRIEADFGSYEGWKGEFEAAASAAGGWALLVYDPVAKQLRNVKVDKHDQGALWGAHPILACDVWEHSYYYDYGPDRGSFIEGFFDVVNWDKVADEYAKCTEHFE, encoded by the coding sequence ATGGCAGAGAAATCCAACGCCGAACTTCCGCCGCTTCCGTACGACTACGACGCGCTCGAGCCCGCGATCTCCGAGCAGGTCCTCACGTGGCATCACGACACGCACCACCAGGGCTACGTGAACGGACTGAACGCGGCCGAAGAGACACTCGCCGAGAACCGCGAGTCCGGCGACTACGGTTCCACGGCCGGTGCGCTCGGCAACGTCACGCACAACGGCTGTGGCCACTACCTCCACACGCTGTTCTGGGAGAACATGTCCCCGAACGGCGGCGGTGAGCCGGAGGGCGACCTCCGCGACCGCATCGAGGCCGACTTCGGCTCCTACGAGGGCTGGAAGGGCGAGTTCGAGGCAGCCGCCTCGGCCGCCGGTGGCTGGGCGCTGCTCGTCTACGACCCGGTCGCCAAGCAGCTCCGCAACGTCAAGGTCGACAAGCACGACCAGGGCGCGCTCTGGGGCGCACACCCCATCCTCGCCTGCGACGTCTGGGAGCACTCCTACTACTACGACTACGGCCCGGACCGCGGTTCCTTCATCGAGGGCTTCTTCGACGTCGTGAACTGGGACAAGGTCGCCGACGAGTACGCGAAGTGCACCGAGCACTTCGAATAA
- a CDS encoding DUF5827 family protein produces the protein MPVPKSEFEKLHPCDFYTPEELLEDDQMYTVYEIARLLQGLDAEADIDRETEDILLDWAIPWVMRNADDLVVATPRSDDEPGYYGLAE, from the coding sequence ATGCCCGTCCCGAAGTCCGAGTTCGAGAAACTACATCCGTGTGACTTCTACACCCCCGAGGAACTGCTCGAGGACGACCAGATGTACACCGTCTACGAGATCGCCCGACTCCTGCAGGGCCTCGACGCCGAGGCCGACATCGACCGCGAGACCGAGGACATCCTGCTCGACTGGGCCATCCCGTGGGTCATGCGCAACGCCGACGACCTCGTGGTAGCGACCCCGCGGAGCGACGACGAACCGGGGTACTACGGTCTCGCGGAATGA
- a CDS encoding ATPase: MRLLVAGGDRVDAGKTTFSTGLCAYAGATGFKPRAGNDYWFDHDDYERAVSAGRLYGKDAKRLAAASPEAVEPEDINPLHRLWRPSPGADAGIIGASHRRFVCDRVGDAFVVNANADLPESAREHLPLEQATTVETLAELNAVMADRHTTVLESVREAILARDRAVVESYSDIAVPIQQVEFDAVAVVDPGRARVYNADRYARAREVVGGSTHEGQLEERVSDVISHCDPLAEVGLPALGGEKRRDPDVVAEAYEVAYEAVVTAALS, translated from the coding sequence ATGAGGCTGCTCGTCGCCGGCGGCGACCGCGTCGACGCCGGGAAGACGACGTTCTCGACCGGCCTCTGTGCGTACGCCGGTGCCACCGGCTTCAAACCGCGTGCCGGCAACGACTACTGGTTCGACCACGACGACTACGAGCGCGCCGTCTCGGCGGGGCGACTCTACGGGAAGGACGCGAAACGTCTCGCGGCGGCGAGCCCCGAGGCCGTCGAACCAGAGGACATCAACCCACTGCACCGGCTCTGGCGGCCGTCGCCCGGCGCCGACGCCGGCATCATCGGCGCGAGCCACCGCCGGTTCGTCTGCGACCGCGTCGGCGACGCGTTCGTCGTGAACGCGAACGCCGACCTGCCCGAGAGCGCCCGCGAGCACCTGCCCCTGGAGCAGGCGACGACCGTCGAGACGCTGGCGGAACTGAACGCGGTGATGGCGGACCGCCACACCACGGTACTCGAGTCGGTCCGGGAAGCGATCCTCGCCCGCGACCGGGCGGTCGTCGAGTCCTACAGCGACATCGCGGTCCCCATCCAGCAGGTCGAGTTCGACGCCGTGGCGGTGGTCGACCCCGGCCGCGCCCGGGTGTACAACGCCGACCGGTACGCCAGGGCCCGCGAGGTCGTCGGCGGGAGCACCCACGAGGGGCAACTCGAAGAGCGCGTCTCGGACGTGATATCGCACTGTGACCCGCTGGCCGAGGTGGGCCTGCCCGCACTCGGCGGCGAGAAGCGACGCGACCCCGACGTGGTCGCCGAAGCGTACGAGGTCGCCTACGAGGCGGTCGTGACGGCGGCGCTCTCCTGA
- a CDS encoding MBL fold metallo-hydrolase, translating to MISNLAAGVQAFTSNVFLVSGDRRVLVDAGANFDVASKIEERGGIDAVVMTHTHPDHVGNLSEVKEAFGVEAWGFDTDQPGVDHAIADGGWVQLGDHEYEALHTPGHKNDHLCFYSDDAGVLFAGDLVFQNGSFGRTDLEEGDHDALIESIERVRDRVDEDFREMHVGHGPSVTNEPFGHVEAALEMASSAFRR from the coding sequence ATGATATCCAACCTCGCCGCAGGCGTGCAGGCGTTCACGAGCAACGTCTTCCTGGTGTCGGGTGACCGCCGCGTGCTGGTCGACGCGGGCGCGAACTTCGACGTGGCCTCGAAGATAGAGGAGCGCGGCGGCATCGACGCCGTCGTGATGACGCACACTCACCCCGACCACGTCGGGAACCTCTCCGAGGTGAAGGAGGCCTTCGGGGTCGAGGCGTGGGGCTTCGACACCGACCAGCCCGGCGTCGACCACGCCATCGCCGACGGCGGGTGGGTCCAGCTCGGCGACCACGAGTACGAGGCGCTGCACACGCCGGGACACAAGAACGACCACCTCTGCTTCTACAGCGACGACGCGGGCGTCCTGTTCGCCGGCGACCTCGTCTTCCAGAACGGGAGCTTCGGCCGGACCGACCTCGAGGAGGGCGACCACGACGCGCTCATCGAGAGCATCGAGCGCGTCAGAGACCGGGTCGACGAGGACTTCCGCGAGATGCACGTCGGCCACGGGCCCTCCGTGACGAACGAGCCGTTCGGGCACGTCGAGGCTGCCCTGGAGATGGCCTCGTCGGCGTTCCGGCGGTAG
- a CDS encoding cupin domain-containing protein, whose protein sequence is MSYTKTSTADVDSVIDEEYGGMWFLRDALETEHVGVTIMELEPGSKGKEHDHSHDGQEEVYVVVAGTVDVELEDETVPLAEDEALRLSADETRQLKNPYDEVAKLVLVGAGGD, encoded by the coding sequence ATGAGCTACACCAAGACGAGCACCGCGGACGTGGACTCGGTCATCGACGAGGAGTACGGCGGGATGTGGTTCCTGCGCGACGCACTCGAGACCGAACACGTCGGCGTGACCATCATGGAACTCGAACCGGGCAGCAAGGGCAAGGAGCACGACCACTCGCACGACGGCCAGGAGGAGGTGTACGTCGTGGTCGCGGGCACCGTCGACGTGGAACTCGAGGACGAGACGGTGCCCCTCGCCGAGGACGAGGCGCTCCGCCTCTCCGCCGACGAGACGCGCCAGCTGAAGAACCCCTACGACGAGGTCGCGAAACTGGTGCTCGTCGGGGCCGGCGGCGACTGA